In a genomic window of Phyllostomus discolor isolate MPI-MPIP mPhyDis1 chromosome 5, mPhyDis1.pri.v3, whole genome shotgun sequence:
- the C5H10orf62 gene encoding uncharacterized protein C10orf62 homolog, whose amino-acid sequence MLWLQRKRRRKIASESPQDEHEPQSTQRHKAQNDNWIKSHFSRLSEEKLATHSGTAPPQPNSSHREASTMMLMETAPSRQGEAGTARHQGPFLNKQKVFGPSVVKETHKESSSTDEATWAAVASSTKEIDAKGRQLANSMMQRAMVYQNSGHVEPKDINQEELKALGEVEIKLKSNFLTQRETTVTGMNHTHTFHGHGHHGHQDHPGHPSHQSHSLPNRSHQPYHPFEAT is encoded by the coding sequence ATGCTGTGGCttcagaggaagaggagaaggaagatagCTTCTGAGTCTCCACAAGACGAGCACGAGCCACAAAGCACACAGCGCCACAAAGCACAGAATGACAACTGGATCAAGTCTCACTTTAGCCGCCTTTCCGAAGAGAAGCTGGCCACCCACAGCGGTACCGCCCCTCCACAGCCTAACAGTAGCCACAGAGAGGCCAGCACCATGATGCTCATGGAGACCGCCCCCTCGAGGCAAGGAGAAGCAGGCACTGCTCGCCACCAGGGGCCCTTCCTGAATAAGCAGAAGGTTTTTGGGCCCTCAGTGGTCAAAGAGACCCACAAGGAGTCCTCATCAACAGATGAGGCTACGTGGGCCGCCGTGGCTAGTAGCACTAAGGAGATTGACGCCAAGGGACGGCAGTTGGCTAACTCCATGATGCAGCGGGCCATGGTTTACCAGAATTCAGGCCACGTGGAACCCAAGGACATCAACCAGGAGGAGCTGAAGGCCCTCGGGGAAGTGGAGATAAAGCTGAAAAGCAATTTCCTCACCCAGCGGGAAACCACTGTAACTGGTAtgaaccacacacacaccttccatGGCCACGGTCACCATGGCCACCAGGATCATCCAGGCCACCCGAGCCACCAGAGCCACAGCCTGCCCAACCGCAGCCATCAGCCCTATCACCCCTTTGAAGCCACCTAA